One region of Syntrophobacter fumaroxidans MPOB genomic DNA includes:
- the hemB gene encoding porphobilinogen synthase, with the protein MYFPVYRPRRFRRTENLRRMVRETSLRVDQLVYPLFVMPGKGVKNPVPSMPGVHQFSVDTLLKEVKSAAGLNIPAVLLFGLPSAKDEWGSEAHAESGAVQQATRAIKDRYPDLVVITDVCLCEYTSHGHCGLLKGKEVDNDATLEVLAKTALSHAQSGADLVAPSDMMDGRVGAIREALDESGLDQVGILAYSAKYCSGFYGPFRDAADSAPQFGDRRAYQMDMANSEEAMREVALDIEEGADMVMVKPALPYLDIIRRVKDEFDRPVAAYNVSGEYAMIKAAAANGWLDEQRVMMETLIAIRRAGADLILTYFAKDAAKVLRA; encoded by the coding sequence ATGTACTTTCCGGTGTATCGGCCCAGGCGCTTTCGGCGCACTGAAAACCTGCGACGGATGGTCAGGGAGACGTCCCTCAGGGTGGACCAACTGGTGTATCCTCTGTTCGTGATGCCCGGGAAAGGGGTGAAGAACCCGGTTCCGTCCATGCCCGGGGTCCACCAGTTCTCCGTGGACACGCTGCTCAAGGAAGTGAAAAGCGCCGCGGGCCTGAACATCCCTGCCGTGTTGCTGTTCGGCCTGCCTTCCGCCAAGGACGAGTGGGGGAGTGAGGCTCATGCGGAAAGCGGTGCGGTTCAACAGGCGACCCGGGCCATCAAGGACCGGTATCCCGACCTGGTGGTGATCACCGACGTGTGTTTGTGTGAATACACCAGCCACGGACACTGCGGTCTTCTCAAGGGCAAGGAGGTGGATAACGACGCCACGCTCGAGGTGCTGGCGAAGACGGCGTTGTCCCACGCGCAGTCGGGGGCGGACCTGGTGGCGCCTTCCGACATGATGGACGGGAGAGTGGGAGCCATCAGGGAGGCGCTCGATGAGAGCGGGCTCGACCAGGTGGGCATCCTGGCATACTCCGCAAAGTACTGTTCGGGATTCTACGGTCCGTTCCGGGACGCGGCGGACTCGGCGCCTCAGTTCGGAGACCGCCGCGCCTACCAGATGGATATGGCCAACTCCGAGGAAGCCATGAGGGAAGTCGCCCTGGATATCGAGGAAGGCGCGGACATGGTCATGGTCAAGCCCGCTTTGCCCTACCTGGACATCATTCGCCGGGTCAAGGACGAGTTCGACCGGCCGGTGGCGGCCTACAACGTGAGCGGCGAATACGCCATGATCAAGGCGGCGGCGGCCAACGGCTGGCTGGACGAACAGCGGGTCATGATGGAAACCCTCATTGCGATCAGGCGGGCGGGCGCCGACCTGATCCTGACCTAT